A region of Acipenser ruthenus chromosome 51, fAciRut3.2 maternal haplotype, whole genome shotgun sequence DNA encodes the following proteins:
- the LOC131722795 gene encoding gastrula zinc finger protein XlCGF7.1-like has protein sequence MDFIPLKEEAPKLEAPVATGDTEFELLTVKPEDTNKIEVMISEETNLSVTSHHCPECGRALTHSGHLKTHQRTHTGEKPYQCSECGKIFTQLGNLKEHWRIHTGETPYECPDCEKSFTHSRSLRTHQRTHTGEKPYPCSECEKSFGQLEHLQNHRRVHTGEKPFCCSECGKSFSQLENLKTHQRTHTGEKPFQCSDCRKSFSQLENLKTHQRTHTGEKPFQCEQCGKSFTRAGTLTKHRRLHTGEKPYRCGHCGGRFTFNQLKAHRCQQETAFPIGT, from the coding sequence ATGGATTTCATCCCGCTCAAAGAGGAGGCACCCAAATTGGAAGCCCCCGTCGCTACGGGTGACACCGAATTCGAACTCTTGACTGTTAAACCGGAAGACACCAACAAGATCGAGGTCATGATAAGCGAAGAaaccaacctctctgtcacctcCCACCACTGCCCCGAATGTGGGCGGGCCTTAACTCACTCCGGGCACCTCAAAACACACCAGCGcactcacactggagagaaaccctATCAGTGCAGCGAATGTGGGAAGATTTTCACCCAGCTGGGCAACCTCAAAGAACACTGGAGAATTCACACTGGGGAAACCCCTTACGAGTGTCCAGACTGTGAGAAGAGCTTCACTCACTCCAGGAGCCTGAGAACCCACCAGcgcactcacacaggagagaaaccgtaccccTGCAGCGAGTGTGAGAAGAGCTTCGGACAACTGGAGCACCTCCAGAACCACCGCCGAGTCCACACCGGAGAGAAACCGTTCTGCTGCTCGGAGtgcgggaagagcttcagtcagctGGAGAATCTGAAGACACATCAGcgcactcacacaggagagaagccgttcCAGTGCAGCGATTGCAGGAAGAGCTTCAGCCAGCTGGAGAATCTGAAGACACATCAGcgcactcacacaggagagaagccgtttCAGTGCGAgcagtgtgggaagagtttcacacgAGCCGGGACCCTGACCAAGCACCGGAgacttcacacaggagagaagccgtatcggTGCGGTCACTGCGGGGGCAGATTCACCTTCAACCAGCTCAAAGCTCATAGGTGCCAACAGGAAACTGCGTTTCCTATTGGCACctag